A segment of the Anthonomus grandis grandis chromosome 11, icAntGran1.3, whole genome shotgun sequence genome:
AAGCATGGGAAGTCCtccattttttttgataaagtctGATTCACTTTACCCTCCGGTTTGGGGTAAAGTGAATCATGTATTAGAAGTGCTGTAAAATTCACTTTGAACATAATGTGGGTAAAAtgaatcaacaaaaaataaaaaaagaagatttaaacggaaaaaaacacttaaaaaaaactaattcttTATTCTAAAGGTAACAAAAGTAAGATTAAGTAACAAAGTTTTATTCTATAACACATTCTATCACAGAATATTAAGgctttataaaaacaacaaacttaggaacttttctttaaacaaaaatggcactcttggtaaaaaaaacttaagtctacatacaaaacataggaaaattaacaaaaaagaaattactccaactttttaaattcgTCGTTGTCtaagttaaaaacaaatttacccCTCTTGAAAGACTTTTGACgcagttttctaataatttggtCTTGGCTTATTAGGCAAAGGTCCTGTATTTCTGGATAAAAAAATACCCCTTTTCCGAGTTTCCCTTTTTTCTCATGGCATTTAtagtaaattcttttttctttgaacaaTTCTCGATTTTGCCAACAAACAATCGATCTCGTTTCTCGGTtggaaactttgcaataataaactcCCCAATCCTTGGCTCCATGGATAAGTCTGTGTCGGTCATGTATCATCATTCGATGTCGACGGATTTGGATCAAACTCGTCAAAATTTcaacaatattttcgaaatcacTTAGGGAAAATTCTTTATCTAACTCTCGATCTAACTCATCATCCGATATTTCCAGGGCTcttctttcgttttttttcatgtttttttagatgatttttttgtggGTGTTTTATCTATTATCGTTGATAATAAACTTTGACTTGACACACTTTTGCCAGCctcgataataattttttttcctctctttGTTGATTGATTCggggtagtttttaaattttttaggtgacTGATTATTGTGTTACTCCAGGCCTGATCATTATTCTCACCATTTTCATCGATGTGTAAATTTcgtggaattttatttaaaactttgttggGATCGAGCGGAAAAATTCCACGTGCCTTAAAACCAGCAATGGAATTTTCTTTCGATTTTATGCCAACCTTTTCCACACTCTGTCTCAGCAGCCTTGGAAACTCCGTTTTAGGAATGACTCCACAGTGTTTTAGTTTCCATTGTTCCAAGGTGGATCTCCATGCAGCTTTTAAAGGCCTAAAATACGCGACATCGAGCGGTTGAAGCAAATGAGTTGAATTGGGAGGGAGTAAgacaaaatcaatttcattattCTCACATTGCTGTACGACATTAGTGGTAATGTGGCAATTTAAGTAATCGCCTATTAAAACTTTACGCTCAGCAAGCTTTCGAAAATAAGGCATGACAATTGTCTTAAACCAGTCCTCAAATATATCAGAGTCAAACCATCCACTCATGCTTCTGTTATATCTTGCTCCTTCAATTCCTCCCTCTGTCCAACCATCATAGGAATGTTTTGCCTTGTATACCGTATATGGAGGCAGTAATGTTCCATCAGCGGCTATTGCAAACATCACAGTTGTGCTGGTCTTTGAGGAGTCTATTAACCTATGGGCATGCTTTGCACCTCTTTTTGTAATTACTTTAGCCGACATGGACATATCACCTCGTCTAACCGCTGCCACTGCTCGACGAACATATTCTTGATCGTAGTTACATTTTCCCTGcggccccaatttttttttgtaaattctcgGCATGCTAAAAAgaccaaaactaataaaaaaatatttcttatataaaaaattatttaaaaaaaaaagttctaaaaaatttaatcataaatttacaGCGACActtaaatgattcattttaCCCATTAAAGTTAccatcttagaaaaaaaaaatgctaaaattcaacaaaaaaaaaatttaccaaaaattaagcacaaatttgtttattaatgtctaataaacacattaattacattcaagtaaataaatattaatattgatcaCTTCCGCAACCAATCGTTtccaaatttttgtaaaatacaaaaaaatcgtttaaccGGAACATGTCGTTATGGTACTCACGTGTATTTTTTTGAGCAGCGAAACACACCCTACCACATACAAAGACATACTAACGAGGTCATCTCGATGCAATAATGTCACTATATGGGGCAGGTCTGCGACGGGATCGACTTTTTTGCGGAAATACCCGATTAATTCATTTTACCCACTATGATTCACTTAACCCCGTTTGACGGTACTTCAGATATAGGTATTAGCTTTTGGGGGAATGCAGCCGCTTACTTTATATGAATGCTGCTTCTTCTTCAGAAACGTGCTCTACGTTCTATTTCTGAAGCTAAGCTATGGGACTTCTGTCGTCCCCTCTTCGTCAAGTTAGGCATTCATAGTGTCATCTCCCTTTACATCCAGGAAATGGCCTGTTtagtttttacaaatatttttaggttttcaaCTCTAAATACTAGACATGTTACGCGTCGAAGCAATAATTTCTTTCTAGATTAATGAATTCTAATTCATAAATCAATCTTTTACgaggaaattaaaattttcaaccaTTTGCCTGGAGACCCTAAAGAACACTACACCTATTTTCAATCTTTCTGTCCCTTAAAATTTCCCAGCGTGGATGAATTATTCCATGCCTTTTTCAATACGGGTGAGCATTATCGGTAATGTAAACCGGATAAGCCTGTAGGCGAAAGCTATGCTAACgattttacatatatttatatatttacatacatatatttacCGCAAAATGATAGGCTCTTGTAGTATGAACTTTAAAGAACTGAAGGCACAAAAAATCTATTAACAGCTATTCTGAAAATTAAACCAAAGCCTAGGGATAtagtaaaacaaattaatacaTACGCAAAGACACCCATAACTTTTGAGAAAGCAAACAGCCGCACATTAAGAACAACACAACAAAACGCCATTAACAAAGAAATACATGGTTCGAAAAACAATGCACAAAAGACATCATAATAGTACACAACATGAACATATagacaaaaaatcatttataactTAACTCCTCATGAATAAGTGTCTCACCtgtgttatttaaaattaggtttttgtAACTAAGGTCACTCAAAGCAGCATAATGAGTGCAGCGCAAGTAAATACTCAATATTGCATGTGCAATCACAGGCGTGAATATTGAACACATCATTTGTGTTGGTTCGGTATTCGGTATTAGTACCAAAATCTTATTTGATTAAGCAGAAGAGAGTCGAAAAAAATTCTCTACAAAAAATAGCCtttggttttttcttttatttatcataacttccTATTTCTAGGTGCTCAATATTGGGATGGACTGGGAGATAATGGAGTCactaaaccaaaattttttagGATTAGAACTACTGGAGGATCACTATTCGAAAACATTAATTTGCTGAACTGTCCAGTCCAGTGCGTGTCGATTAACCGCGCAAACAATACTGTCTTAAATAAATGGACCATCGATGTTTCTGCTGGAGATTCTGTAAgcattttccaaataaatgttctagtttatcacatttttatttttcaggctGGTGGTAAAAATACAGATGGATTTGATGTTTCAAGCTCCTCAAACATTATAGTTCAAAATACCGAAGTCAAAAATCAAGATGACTGTGTAGCTTTAAACCAAGGATCAAATATGTTGTTCAAAAACTTGACATGCAGTGGCGGTCATGGACTTAGTTTATCAGTAGGTCAAAGCTCCAGCAATGGTAGTGCCAATACCCTCACTAATGTCACTTTCACCGACAGTATTGTTTTGAACTCTAGAAATGGTATTCATGTTAAAACTCATACTGATGCTGGCACTGGCTCTATTGATCTTATTACCTATAAAAACATTCAATTATCAGGTATGTCTAAAATATTAACtagttgacttttttttatctaaataaggTTATTCCAGGTATTACACATTATGCAGTAAACGTCCAACAAGACTATAAAAATGGAAAGTCGACAAAAACTCCAACTAGTAATATACCAATTACTAATTTATTGTTGCAAAACATTACTGGAAGCATGAGTGGTGGTTCCAATAGCATGCcagtttatattttgtgtgGAAGCGAAGGTTGTTCCAACTGGGCTTGGTCTACAGTATCAATATCTA
Coding sequences within it:
- the LOC126742446 gene encoding polygalacturonase-like, encoding MFKLFISTAALIWVALASPLKETCTVTTYDGVSDAVSSCSSIVIRGITVPANKTLTLNLTTGATLTFEGTITFTHSNWKGPLVLVSGSNVTVTGASGSVLDGLGAQYWDGLGDNGVTKPKFFRIRTTGGSLFENINLLNCPVQCVSINRANNTVLNKWTIDVSAGDSAGGKNTDGFDVSSSSNIIVQNTEVKNQDDCVALNQGSNMLFKNLTCSGGHGLSLSVGQSSSNGSANTLTNVTFTDSIVLNSRNGIHVKTHTDAGTGSIDLITYKNIQLSGITHYAVNVQQDYKNGKSTKTPTSNIPITNLLLQNITGSMSGGSNSMPVYILCGSEGCSNWAWSTVSISNGTKSNSCNFTPSGFSC